The following coding sequences are from one Pseudonocardia sp. EC080619-01 window:
- a CDS encoding O-antigen ligase, with protein MDEAGARSTQATRRVWSPDLILLGAYLFTMPIQIEVGDYRQIAPADLFIALYVVLRSCRLRHLGGAWTVWHMALVPLLGLGCLVAVVRTGELTSYALLQKYVGLIALLVTGACFIDYMRDTERLHRILRLFVSAVLLHATLALGARLLNMVGGPVLPLMNDPWPADRISGLVLDANAFGGLVALALVLHHLTARTPSALLPGRWAAVGYVVLPATLLLTFSRSSWIGLTFGLLTLLVVRPGLGGRTLALGVLPVAALAPLVLLQIPDAGALVTRPSEISSRLVIGAEALHDYVQSPVFGIGLGVYVSDYGIVVHNTALWFLSDLGMIGLAVFLALIVSVALRLYSAVPVASVELRPILLALLCGHAVMVGVSLGIEAFYQRHWWVVFAAAGVATVLARRSRTTGSAATAPIAAPATVEVPAR; from the coding sequence ATGGATGAGGCCGGAGCCCGGAGCACGCAGGCGACACGGCGGGTGTGGTCCCCCGACCTGATCCTGCTCGGGGCCTACCTGTTCACGATGCCGATCCAGATCGAGGTCGGTGACTACCGCCAGATCGCTCCGGCCGACCTGTTCATCGCCCTCTACGTGGTGCTGCGTTCGTGCCGGCTCCGGCACCTGGGCGGTGCCTGGACCGTCTGGCACATGGCGTTGGTCCCGCTGCTCGGGCTCGGCTGCCTCGTCGCCGTCGTCCGGACCGGTGAGCTGACCTCGTACGCCCTGCTCCAGAAGTACGTCGGGCTGATCGCCCTGCTCGTCACCGGAGCCTGCTTCATCGACTACATGCGTGACACCGAGCGGCTCCACCGGATCCTCCGGCTGTTCGTGTCCGCCGTGCTCCTGCACGCGACGCTCGCGCTCGGGGCACGGCTGCTGAACATGGTCGGCGGGCCGGTGCTCCCGCTGATGAACGATCCGTGGCCCGCCGACCGGATCTCCGGTCTGGTGCTCGACGCGAACGCCTTCGGCGGTCTCGTCGCGCTGGCGCTGGTGCTGCACCATCTGACGGCCCGGACGCCCTCGGCCCTGCTGCCGGGCCGGTGGGCGGCGGTCGGGTACGTGGTCCTCCCGGCCACGTTGCTGCTGACGTTCTCGCGCTCGTCCTGGATCGGGCTGACCTTCGGTCTGCTGACCCTGCTCGTGGTCCGGCCGGGTCTCGGTGGCCGGACGCTGGCACTCGGTGTGTTGCCGGTCGCTGCGCTCGCGCCACTGGTGCTGCTGCAGATCCCCGACGCCGGTGCCCTGGTGACCCGGCCGAGCGAGATCTCCTCCCGGCTGGTGATCGGTGCGGAGGCCCTGCACGACTACGTCCAGAGCCCCGTGTTCGGGATCGGTCTCGGCGTGTACGTCTCCGACTACGGCATCGTCGTGCACAACACGGCGCTGTGGTTCCTGTCCGACCTCGGGATGATCGGCCTCGCGGTGTTCCTCGCGCTGATCGTCTCGGTGGCACTGCGGCTGTACTCGGCAGTGCCCGTCGCGTCGGTCGAGCTGCGGCCGATCCTGCTCGCGCTGTTGTGCGGGCATGCCGTGATGGTCGGCGTCTCGCTCGGGATCGAGGCGTTCTACCAGCGGCACTGGTGGGTGGTCTTCGCCGCGGCGGGCGTCGCGACGGTGCTCGCCCGGCGGTCCCGGACCACCGGTTCCGCGGCGACCGCGCCCATCGCAGCGCCCGCGACCGTGGAGGTTCCCGCCAGGTGA
- a CDS encoding glycosyltransferase, which translates to MRICQLSSVESAFGFLVPLFDALDRDGHEVVAASIMDHDGDVLRHHLGTAHELHRIGVSRKVTARALTTEIVALARYLRRERFDVVHLHGPLASIQGRLAARLAAVPCVINHVHGFYFHEGMARPSRVVHQTAERLLNRHLADHVVTVNSEDLEHARRNGFARDPARIVATPGVGIDTERFAPGSARRHAVRRELGVPDGELLVVFVGRLVAEKGVQELLTAFSELLAEQPAWLVLVGDVSPSERDQSVLARIEQEHRRDPEAAARTLLLGQRRDVPDLLAAADLVVQPSYREGMPVSVLEAMSAGVPLVTTDIRGSREAVAGGAAGVLVSPRDAAALSTAVRKLAADPEERARLGAAGRARVEDHYATSIAVAPLVALYRRIEASNTGRPRSARARLRSTARRVVPPALSGPATRLPPWRIAVERTTDPLSPVGRDRHPVFSEEELDRLGITMVADPFAIERDGTWHLFFEQVRRGEARGEIGLATSDDLADWRYRGVVLSEDFHLSYPHVLADGDDIVMIPETSLDGTVRLYRAMGTPHAWELDRILLQGKPYKDSTVLLHDGRYYLFTESSVSHTHDRLDLFVAPSVRGPWRPHPSNPIVLDDAGAARPAGRVVEVDGRLVRLTQSCEQVYGAGVRARPILTLSPLEYRESPDEIQLHPSGRSDGTGHHADIHRIPGGWLRFVDVHG; encoded by the coding sequence GTGCGCATCTGTCAGCTGTCCAGTGTGGAGTCCGCGTTCGGCTTCCTGGTCCCGCTGTTCGACGCCCTGGACCGCGACGGGCACGAGGTGGTCGCGGCCAGCATCATGGACCACGACGGCGACGTACTACGGCACCACCTCGGCACCGCACACGAACTCCACAGGATCGGCGTCAGCCGCAAGGTCACGGCGCGCGCCCTGACCACCGAGATCGTCGCACTGGCCCGCTACCTGCGGCGAGAGCGTTTCGACGTGGTCCATCTGCACGGTCCGCTCGCGTCGATCCAAGGACGACTCGCGGCCCGTCTCGCGGCGGTCCCGTGCGTCATCAACCACGTGCACGGCTTCTACTTCCACGAGGGCATGGCACGACCGTCCCGGGTGGTGCACCAGACCGCGGAGCGCCTGCTGAACCGGCACCTCGCCGACCACGTCGTCACCGTCAACTCGGAGGATCTCGAGCACGCGCGCCGGAACGGGTTCGCCAGGGATCCCGCCCGGATCGTCGCCACCCCCGGCGTCGGGATCGACACCGAACGGTTCGCCCCGGGGTCCGCCCGGAGGCACGCGGTCCGTCGCGAACTCGGTGTCCCCGACGGAGAGCTCCTCGTCGTCTTCGTCGGCAGGCTGGTCGCGGAGAAGGGTGTCCAGGAGCTCCTGACCGCGTTCTCCGAACTGCTCGCGGAGCAACCTGCGTGGCTGGTGCTCGTCGGCGACGTGTCGCCGAGCGAACGGGACCAGTCCGTCCTGGCGAGGATCGAACAGGAGCACCGGCGCGACCCGGAGGCGGCCGCGCGGACCCTGCTGCTCGGGCAGCGCCGCGACGTCCCGGACCTTCTCGCGGCCGCCGATCTGGTCGTCCAGCCGTCCTACCGGGAGGGGATGCCGGTCTCGGTGCTGGAGGCCATGTCGGCAGGGGTCCCGCTGGTGACGACGGACATCCGGGGCAGCAGGGAGGCCGTGGCGGGTGGAGCGGCCGGCGTCCTGGTCTCTCCGCGGGACGCGGCCGCGCTCAGCACCGCCGTCCGGAAGCTCGCCGCGGATCCCGAGGAGCGGGCCCGGCTCGGCGCCGCCGGACGCGCCCGGGTCGAGGACCACTACGCGACCTCGATCGCCGTCGCCCCGCTCGTCGCGCTCTACCGCAGGATCGAGGCCTCGAACACGGGGCGCCCGCGCAGCGCCAGGGCGCGGCTGCGCTCCACCGCCAGGCGCGTCGTGCCCCCGGCGCTGAGCGGGCCGGCGACCCGGCTCCCACCCTGGCGGATCGCCGTGGAACGCACCACCGACCCGCTGTCGCCGGTCGGCCGGGACAGGCACCCGGTCTTCTCCGAGGAGGAGCTCGACCGGCTCGGTATCACCATGGTCGCCGACCCGTTCGCGATCGAGCGGGACGGCACGTGGCACCTCTTCTTCGAACAGGTCCGGCGGGGCGAGGCGCGCGGGGAGATCGGGCTCGCCACGAGTGACGACCTCGCCGACTGGCGCTACCGGGGTGTGGTGCTCAGCGAGGACTTCCATCTGTCCTATCCCCACGTCCTCGCCGATGGCGACGACATCGTCATGATCCCGGAGACCAGCCTCGACGGGACGGTGCGGCTCTACCGGGCCATGGGGACCCCACACGCCTGGGAGCTCGACCGGATCCTGCTGCAGGGAAAGCCCTACAAGGACAGCACCGTGCTGCTCCACGACGGCCGGTACTACCTGTTCACCGAGAGCAGCGTGAGCCACACCCACGACCGGCTGGACCTGTTCGTCGCGCCGTCGGTGCGCGGCCCCTGGCGGCCGCACCCCTCGAACCCGATCGTGCTGGACGACGCGGGCGCGGCCCGGCCGGCAGGCCGCGTCGTCGAGGTGGACGGACGGCTGGTCCGCCTGACCCAGTCGTGCGAGCAGGTGTACGGCGCAGGCGTCCGGGCCCGGCCGATCCTGACACTGAGCCCGCTGGAGTACCGCGAGTCGCCCGACGAGATCCAGCTCCATCCGTCCGGCAGGTCGGACGGGACGGGCCACCATGCCGACATCCACCGGATCCCCGGTGGATGGCTGCGATTCGTCGACGTCCATGGATGA
- a CDS encoding GPP34 family phosphoprotein has translation MGDLLLSEELLLIGLHDGTGKPDGWFDPGRLHGALLCDLIERGLVTVDGTKKVVPTGERSDHPALQAVLETVTADAKPRSVSHWVSTLPWKHTKPSELVATRLVDDGVLTSEEGRVLGLFRTTRLPEADPGPERALRERLAGILVAGRTPDAHDALLVTLLHTTSQTAAALSGVDKQQRKEGQRRAKEIAKGLKDDPVVKAQYDAAVIAMVTTVAATTVVTTSGSG, from the coding sequence ATGGGGGATCTGCTGCTCAGCGAGGAACTGCTGCTCATCGGCCTGCACGACGGGACCGGCAAGCCCGACGGGTGGTTCGACCCCGGACGGCTGCACGGCGCGCTGCTCTGCGACCTGATCGAGCGAGGCCTCGTCACCGTCGACGGGACGAAGAAGGTCGTCCCGACCGGCGAGCGGTCCGACCACCCCGCCCTGCAGGCGGTCCTGGAGACGGTCACCGCCGACGCGAAGCCGCGCAGCGTCTCGCACTGGGTGAGCACCCTGCCGTGGAAGCACACGAAGCCCAGCGAGCTCGTCGCCACGAGACTGGTGGACGACGGCGTCCTCACCAGTGAGGAGGGCCGGGTCCTCGGGCTGTTCCGCACCACCCGGCTGCCCGAGGCGGACCCGGGCCCGGAGCGGGCACTGCGGGAGCGGCTCGCAGGGATCCTCGTCGCCGGCCGCACCCCGGACGCCCACGACGCGCTGCTGGTCACGCTCCTGCACACGACGTCGCAGACAGCGGCGGCGCTGTCCGGGGTGGACAAGCAGCAGCGGAAGGAGGGGCAGCGGCGCGCGAAGGAGATCGCGAAGGGGCTGAAGGACGATCCGGTCGTCAAGGCCCAGTACGACGCGGCGGTCATCGCGATGGTGACGACGGTCGCCGCGACGACGGTGGTGACGACCTCGGGTTCGGGCTGA
- the rfbA gene encoding glucose-1-phosphate thymidylyltransferase RfbA, protein MKGIVLAGGTGSRLSPITRAVSKQLLPVYDKPMIYHPLTTLMLAGVREILLISTPHDLPGFQRLLGDGTQLGLEITYAPQEHPNGLAEAFVIGADHVRGGPSALVLGDNIFHGASFGDLLRRRVAQVTTGEAGCVLFGYPVRDPRRYGVGEADPDGRLVSLEEKPEHPRSDRAITGLYLYDEHVADIAAAVEPSPRGELEITDVNRAYLDQGRAHLQDLGRGFAWLDTGTHESLMEAGQYVRVLENRQGVRIACIEEVALRMGYIGAAQARRLGEAQLGSGYGEYVVGVAEQFDRRG, encoded by the coding sequence GTGAAGGGGATCGTCCTGGCCGGCGGGACCGGCAGCCGGCTGTCGCCGATCACCCGGGCCGTCTCGAAGCAGCTGCTGCCGGTCTACGACAAGCCGATGATCTACCACCCGCTGACCACGCTCATGCTGGCCGGCGTGCGGGAGATCCTGCTGATCTCCACCCCGCACGACCTGCCCGGCTTCCAGCGGCTCCTCGGCGACGGCACGCAGCTCGGCCTGGAGATCACCTACGCCCCGCAGGAGCACCCCAACGGCCTCGCCGAGGCGTTCGTCATCGGCGCCGACCACGTCCGCGGCGGCCCGTCGGCACTCGTCCTCGGTGACAACATCTTCCACGGGGCGTCCTTCGGCGACCTGCTGCGCCGCCGCGTCGCCCAGGTGACCACCGGCGAGGCCGGCTGCGTCCTGTTCGGCTACCCCGTCCGCGACCCCCGCCGCTACGGCGTCGGCGAGGCCGACCCGGACGGGCGGCTCGTCTCCCTCGAGGAGAAGCCCGAGCACCCCCGCTCCGACCGGGCCATCACCGGCCTCTACCTCTACGACGAGCACGTCGCCGACATCGCCGCCGCGGTCGAGCCCTCCCCCCGCGGCGAGCTCGAGATCACCGACGTCAACCGCGCCTACCTCGACCAGGGCCGCGCCCACCTCCAGGACCTCGGCCGCGGCTTCGCCTGGCTCGACACCGGCACCCACGAGTCCCTCATGGAGGCCGGCCAGTACGTCCGCGTCCTCGAGAACCGCCAGGGCGTCCGCATCGCCTGCATCGAGGAGGTCGCCCTCCGCATGGGCTACATCGGCGCCGCGCAGGCCCGGCGGCTCGGCGAGGCCCAGCTCGGCTCCGGATACGGCGAGTACGTCGTGGGCGTGGCGGAGCAGTTCGACCGCCGGGGCTGA
- the rfbD gene encoding dTDP-4-dehydrorhamnose reductase translates to MRACVLGANGQLGRALTAALPDAVALTRDGLDVGDAAAVAAFDFSGVDVVFDAAAYTAVDRAETDPAAAWRVNALGPAYLAAAAAQYGFTLVHVSTEYVFDGTAPGPMPEDTPLAPLGVYGASKAAGELAVRAGAPQHVVVRTSWVAGDGGNFVATMARLARDGVSPAVVDDQVGRPTFAPDLAAALVALAGSGQGVYHVTGDGEPVSWHGVAGEVFARCGRDPADVRAVSTAEYAADKPHLARRPANSVLDLSRATGAGISMPAWRDGLDRYLGVPR, encoded by the coding sequence GTGCGCGCGTGCGTGCTGGGTGCCAACGGGCAGCTCGGACGGGCACTGACGGCGGCGCTGCCCGATGCCGTGGCCCTCACCAGGGACGGGCTGGACGTCGGCGACGCCGCCGCCGTCGCCGCGTTCGACTTCTCGGGCGTCGACGTCGTGTTCGACGCCGCCGCGTACACCGCCGTCGACCGGGCGGAGACCGATCCCGCGGCGGCGTGGCGGGTGAACGCGCTCGGCCCGGCGTACCTCGCCGCGGCGGCCGCCCAGTACGGGTTCACGCTGGTGCACGTCTCCACCGAGTACGTCTTCGACGGCACCGCGCCCGGCCCGATGCCCGAGGACACCCCGCTCGCGCCGCTGGGTGTCTACGGCGCCTCCAAGGCCGCCGGCGAGCTGGCCGTGCGGGCGGGCGCCCCGCAGCACGTCGTCGTCCGCACCAGCTGGGTGGCCGGCGACGGCGGCAACTTCGTCGCGACGATGGCCCGGCTGGCCCGCGACGGCGTCTCCCCCGCCGTCGTCGACGACCAGGTCGGCCGTCCGACCTTCGCCCCCGACCTCGCCGCCGCACTGGTCGCGCTGGCCGGGAGCGGGCAGGGCGTCTACCACGTCACCGGCGACGGCGAGCCGGTCAGCTGGCACGGGGTGGCCGGCGAGGTGTTCGCCCGGTGCGGCCGGGACCCCGCCGACGTCCGCGCCGTGTCGACCGCCGAGTACGCCGCGGACAAGCCGCACCTGGCCCGCCGCCCGGCGAACTCGGTGCTGGACCTGAGCCGGGCGACCGGAGCCGGGATCTCGATGCCGGCCTGGCGGGACGGACTGGACCGGTACCTCGGGGTGCCGCGGTGA
- the rfbB gene encoding dTDP-glucose 4,6-dehydratase: protein MRVVVTGGAGFIGSHFVRSAAAGAYPALAGAEIVVLDAFTYAGRIENLAPVADRVTVERGDVRDPQRVAGVLTGADLVVHLAAETHVDRSITGAADFVTTNVVGTQVLLQAALDRGVGRFVHVSTDEVYGSIEQGAWPESHPLEPNSPYSAAKAGSDLLARSYHRTHGLDVVVTRCSNNYGPYQFPEKLIPLFVTRLLDGRRVPLYGDGLNVRDWLHVDDHCRGIALVAEKGRAGEVYNIGGGTELTNADLTRRLLAAVGAGEDMIENVEDRKGHDRRYSVDWSRIRDELGYTPRWSFDEGLAETVAWYRDHRSWWEAVRT from the coding sequence GTGCGGGTCGTGGTGACCGGCGGAGCCGGGTTCATCGGTTCCCATTTCGTGCGGAGCGCCGCCGCCGGGGCCTACCCGGCGCTCGCGGGCGCGGAGATCGTGGTGCTGGACGCCTTCACCTACGCCGGGCGGATCGAGAACCTGGCACCGGTGGCGGACCGGGTCACCGTCGAGCGCGGCGACGTCCGGGACCCGCAGCGGGTCGCCGGGGTGCTGACCGGCGCGGACCTGGTCGTGCACCTCGCCGCGGAGACGCACGTGGACCGCTCGATCACCGGCGCCGCGGACTTCGTGACGACCAACGTCGTCGGGACGCAGGTCCTGCTGCAGGCGGCGCTGGACCGGGGCGTGGGGCGCTTCGTGCACGTCTCGACCGACGAGGTGTACGGGTCGATCGAGCAGGGGGCGTGGCCGGAGAGCCACCCGCTGGAGCCCAACTCGCCGTACTCGGCGGCGAAGGCCGGGTCGGACCTGCTGGCGCGCAGCTACCACCGCACGCACGGCCTGGACGTCGTGGTGACCCGGTGCTCGAACAACTACGGGCCCTACCAGTTCCCGGAGAAGCTGATCCCGCTGTTCGTCACCCGCCTGCTCGACGGGAGGCGGGTCCCGCTCTACGGCGACGGGCTCAACGTGCGGGACTGGCTGCACGTCGACGACCACTGCCGCGGGATCGCGCTGGTCGCGGAGAAGGGCCGGGCCGGGGAGGTCTACAACATCGGCGGCGGCACCGAGCTGACCAACGCCGACCTGACGCGGCGGCTGCTCGCCGCGGTCGGCGCGGGCGAGGACATGATCGAGAACGTCGAGGACCGCAAGGGCCACGACCGCCGGTACTCGGTGGACTGGTCGCGGATCCGCGACGAGCTCGGCTACACGCCGCGGTGGTCGTTCGACGAGGGCCTCGCGGAGACCGTCGCCTGGTACCGGGACCACCGGTCGTGGTGGGAGGCGGTGCGGACGTGA
- a CDS encoding dTDP-4-dehydrorhamnose 3,5-epimerase family protein, which yields MKATELGIDGAWTFEPATFPDHRGSFTAPFQGPAFREALGFDLTVAQTNRSVSHRGVIRGVHFADVPPGQAKYLHVAAGAVRDVIVDLRVGSPTFGRYEVVELDAAVPRAVYLAEGLGHAFQALADGTVVEYLCSTPYAPDREHGISPLDPELALPWADGLEPVLSDKDRDAPTLAHASDTGLLPSRNLCDARYVQLRTTG from the coding sequence GTGAAGGCCACCGAGCTGGGCATCGACGGCGCCTGGACGTTCGAGCCGGCGACGTTCCCCGACCACCGCGGGTCCTTCACCGCACCGTTCCAGGGGCCCGCGTTCCGCGAGGCACTCGGCTTCGACCTGACCGTGGCGCAGACCAACCGGTCGGTGTCGCACCGCGGCGTGATCCGCGGGGTGCACTTCGCCGACGTCCCCCCGGGCCAGGCGAAGTACCTGCACGTCGCCGCCGGCGCGGTCCGGGACGTGATCGTCGACCTGCGGGTCGGGTCGCCGACGTTCGGCCGGTACGAGGTCGTCGAGCTCGACGCGGCCGTGCCGAGGGCCGTCTACCTGGCCGAGGGGCTCGGGCACGCCTTCCAGGCGCTGGCCGACGGCACCGTCGTCGAGTACCTGTGCTCGACGCCGTACGCCCCGGACCGCGAGCACGGCATCAGCCCGCTCGACCCGGAGCTGGCGCTGCCGTGGGCCGACGGGCTCGAACCGGTGCTGTCGGACAAGGACCGGGACGCACCGACGCTGGCGCACGCGTCGGACACCGGTCTGTTGCCCTCCCGCAATCTGTGCGATGCCCGGTACGTCCAGCTCCGCACCACGGGTTAG